The following nucleotide sequence is from Fusarium graminearum PH-1 chromosome 1, whole genome shotgun sequence.
ACAGTTCTCGGAGAGGCTCAAGGAGCTTCAATTGGGCCTCCTGTTATTTATTAGTATATTCCAACATATCATCTAATAGTAAATGCAACTTACGCCATTTTGCATGCGAGCGGGAAGTCCTCCAGCGTTGTGGTGAGCTACGCAGAAATTAGTTACATATAGCAAGGAGTAGACAACACAAAGACTCACACTTGATGGTGGAGCTGGCGGCTCCCTTGAAACTCAAGCTTTCCACGATATCGGCTAAACGGTGTCAGCGAATGTCCGGTTCCTAACGAGCAAATGAACAACCCACCATAGAGTGTTCCCTGAAGGAACCACTCGACCTTGCCAGCACGGTCTGTgttctcagcctccttctcgatgctAAATACAGAGTCAGATCAAATCTCCTACGGTTAGAACAAGAGCGGTTGCGGGCTTACCGGAGcgcctcaatctcaaagagATCAATGACTGTTATATAAGGTTAGTGTATAGCCTAGCTAGCTTCCAAGGGTCGTCTTACAGGTTCCTCCAATGATCTTTCGCTTGGCCTCAGGCTCAGTGACACCAGCAAGACGGCCAAGGAAGAGCTCGGATCCGTCGACAACAGTGAGGTTAATGCCCAGGTGCTTGTCAAGGGTTTCCTTGACCTGCTCGCACTCGTTCAAGCGCATGAGACCCTGGTCAACCAAGATAGCTACCCAATGTTAGCACAATCACTATACAGCTTGTCAACAGCATTCACTCACCATGGAATCGGTCTCCGATAGCCTCCTTCATGAGCTTAGCAGCAACGGTGCTGTCCACTCCGCCACTGACGGCGCCAATCTGCAACTAGTAAGCAAGCTGACAGGGGTTGCTGGACAAGATTGAAACACATACAACTTGGGCCTTATCGCCAACGAGCTCCCGAATGCGCTTGATTTCACGGGCTGAGAAGTCGTCCATCTTCCAGTCAGGTCGGGCTccgcagatcttggtggcgaagttggcgatgatgtcAGTTCCCTTCTCGGTGTGAGAGATCTCGGGGTGAAATTGGATGCCTATTAGTAGCTTGTTAGTGGGCTCTGATGTGAGCTACAGAAAGGTTAACATACCGAAAATAGGCTGAGTCTCGTGGGCGATACCAGCAAACTCGctgttcttggtggtagCAATGGTCTGGAAGCCATCGGGCAGCTGGACGACCTTGTCGAAATGGCTCATGACGACTAGATTTTGGTCAGATATATATCGGGGCATAAACACCATCTACGCAACATACCGATCAAAGAGTCTCCCAATCCCTCGAAAAGTCGATCACCATGGGTGCCAATCTTGTGGATGGCCATCTGGGTCTCACCGTACTCACGGTTGACTCCTCGAGCCACACTTTTGGGGTTTGCCCTCCAAGCTAGGATAGTTAGTTAATGATGGTTTTGATACATTCACAAGGAATAATACCAATCAATTGGTTGCCATAACAGACTCCCCTTTACCATGTTACTGGCGTTTAGGGATGCTTTTGGCTTACAACTTACAAAACAGGAACACCGAGCTCAAACACCAGGGGGACCACACCGGGGGCATCATCCGCGTAGACACTTGAAGGACCTCCGCTGAGAATGACACCAACTGGCTTCCAGCCCAGATCCTTAATCTTTTGGGTGCAGGGAAGCATCTCAGAGTAGACACCCAGAGATCGTAGTCGTCTCAAGATGAGCTTTTGGGCTTGTTAGTTTTTAAGGAGTGTA
It contains:
- a CDS encoding GMP synthase; translated protein: MSDAFETAAPPHATYDTVLVLDMGSQTSHLILRRLRSLGVYSEMLPCTQKIKDLGWKPVGVILSGGPSSVYADDAPGVVPLVFELGVPVLANPKSVARGVNREYGETQMAIHKIGTHGDRLFEGLGDSLIVVMSHFDKVVQLPDGFQTIATTKNSEFAGIAHETQPIFGIQFHPEISHTEKGTDIIANFATKICGARPDWKMDDFSAREIKRIRELVGDKAQVIGAVSGGVDSTVAAKLMKEAIGDRFHAILVDQGLMRLNECEQVKETLDKHLGINLTVVDGSELFLGRLAGVTEPEAKRKIIGGTFIDLFEIEALRIEKEAENTDRAGKVEWFLQGTLYADIVESLSFKGAASSTIKSHHNAGGLPARMQNGEAQLKLLEPLRELFKDEVRAFGRQLGIHEELIGRHPFPGPGLGIRIIGEVTPERVEIVRKADHIFISMIREAGIYDEVTQAYAALDSSRAVGVQGDARVYGYICILRAVTSLDMMSAEPYEFTWSLMKAISRRIVNEVDGIARVVYDTTSKPPGTIELE